CTCGTGCAAGTTGAGAATTGAAGGTAAGTTCGAAAGCGACTCTTCTTGTAAGTCCAGGCTAGGTCATTTTCAAAGTGACTAACTCTAGTAGGTCACTTAGCACCAAGGTTTTAAATAGCCGGCTAAGCCATTTAGCTTTCTATGTCCAAAAACAGGCTATAGCGGCAGCTAAGAGCTAACTTGTACATGAAAAAACTTAGCTAAATCCTTCTCaaacagctatagccggagatagcggagactatagccggagatttaaaaccttccTTAGCACATTTAGCAATGAAGCAATTTCGAAGGTATACAATTGGCGTTTTGTAGTATTAGCAAGGAATGTTCAAATCTACACCAAATATTCATGTTTTAAAACTTTATAATAAACGGTTAGCAATTTTTAAGGCCACTAAATAAATATTTTGTAACAAAAAACTACTCAACTTTGATGAGGACCCTAACATAGATGAAAAATGTGGTGTGGACAATCAATTTCGCTAATACTTTAAAATTGTCCCATTCAAATATCTTAAGTGACCTACAAGAGAGCTAGGTCGTCGCTTCCAAAGTAATTATATTAGTAACACCTTATACTGATGCAACCTCTTCAAAATGGCACTAAATTTGTACAAGTTAGGAATTGAAGGTCTGTTCGAAAGTGACTGCTCTAGTAAGTCCAAGTTAGGTCACTTTCAAAGTGAATAACTCTAGTAGGTCAGTTATTAGCACATCTAGGAATGAAGCAAATTTGAAGGTAGACAATTGGTATTGTGTGTATTAGCAAAATGGAATATTCAAATATACACCAACTTTTCAAATGTGAGGTGACTTCCAAAGCAACTCTTCTAGCACATATATAGTTGCGTCACTTTTATTGTGACTAACTCTAGTATGTCACCAAGCACATTTTGGAATTGAGCAATTCTAAAGATATACAGGTTGTCTCACATTCATAGTGACTAACCTCCTCAAAATGCAAACCTGGCCGGGCTCCTTCCGCATAGCTGCTGTCCATGCACTGGGCAGTGGGCAGACATGTATGCGTGCACGCTGCGGCGTCTGCTTAATCTGTATACTTACTATAAGGTAAAACCCTACCTATATTGAGTAGTGTTGCGATCCTGTTGCATGTAGGTGCTAACACTGAAATTTTTATAGGAGTTAGTGTCGATACAAGCATGGGGGtgtgtggggggtggggggggggtgcGGTTTGTAAGGATCGATCGAGATATCACTACTCGGCGAGTCACAGTACATGTATGTGACATTGTTTTGTGCGGACAAACTGTTTTGCAATCACCTGCGGGCCGTGCAGTGCAGAATCCTGTTGCATACAATGCACAATTCGATTTGCCGCTGCTGCCCTCGCTGTCACATGTCTCTAGCCGGCGAGAGCTGTAGAGTAGGCGAGTGGGTCATTGTCTAAGCaatatatgtgccatttttttACCATCTGCCTAAGGATACCGTCTCATTACCATATCTCctgctacaactaaaaagaacaaaagtaagatAATTTTTTGGTGCGACTTTTTTGGGGGTCGCTCCTCTCTTCCGGCCGTGCGATACCCCACGCGATAGAAAAAAAActgtcatccctgcgatccctgcctgctttgaaggaaacaaatcgatcacttgAGGCcatacactaccggaaaccggcactttgccgagtgccggaggctttgccgagtgtattttatcggacactcggcaaaaacggtctttgccgagtgcctaatagaatacactcggcaaaaaaaaaaaacactcggcaaagatggctttgctgagtgtttttttcggcactcggcaaagacgcattttgccgagtgctattttcctggcacacggcaaaatgcgtctttgccgagtgcctttttctggtactcggcaaagatgtattttgccgagtgccattttttggcactcggcaaaatgtgtctttgccgagtgcctttgtattggcactcggcaaagaggcattttgtcgtgtgcattttttttggccctcggcaaatcattttttcaaagcaatttttgaggccctaaatgaattcaaatgaaaaacttttgaactacaaagttgtataacttctcaagatctacaaagtttattttggtcatttcttcatttgacaaaacgacaataacgttgttcataaaatccacatctctctcatatctctcatattagtttcatgaaagtagaagagagatatataagatttgtgaacaatgttactatcactatgtcggatgaacaaatgaccaaaataaactttgtagatcttgagaagttatgaaattttgtagttggcaacattttgatttgaaatcatcttgtcatgcaaaaacgacgtttgaatttaaaaattttaaaatttgaatttttcaaaagacctcggatggaaaaacttcctaaatgaaaattgtagatctccaaaagttatgaaactatataGTTGAcacctttttgatttgaaatcatcttatcatgcaaaactacgtttgaatctctcaaatttgaaatttaaaattttcaaacgacctcggatggaaaaacttcctaaataaaaattgtacatctcgaaaagttataaaactttgtagttgaccacatTTTAATttaaattcgtttagggcctcaaacaaacaatttacttttaatttaacaaaaaattaaaatatactttgccgagtgccatatcggggcactcggcaaagattttctaTCTGAATTTGGAGTGTCACGAAATTACTGTTAATCTGTGATTCCAGTTTAGGTCCAGTGGTAGAGTGGTAGCGCGGCATACTGTAAGCACGTGTACTCTcccctaaaaaaaaaaaaaaaactgtaggCACGTGTACTCAGGTTCCCGCTGTGTGGCCGCATGCAGCCGTGAACAACCAGCAAAACCAATCCGAAGCGGAGCTGCCAGATGGTGGTCTGCCATTCGCTACCATTCACCACCCACGGATCGCGATCCGCGTGAGAGCCTGCCAAATCAATCGGAGCCCTCCATTCCCACGCGATCCGACGGCGCCCGTCCAGCCTGATCCCCACCCTGCCCCAAAATTTTCCACGCCCCGCCTCCCTCCTCGGTGTCCGCACAGTTCCCCCACGCAGCAAAATACCGTCTCTTCTCGCCCCATTCCCCCACCGCAGCAAATCCAGAGCCCCATCTCCATTTCAAACACCCGAGCAACAACTCTCCCTTCTCCCCAGCCCAATCCCCCgcgatggcccgcacgaagcagacggcGCGCAAGTCCACCGGCGGCAAGGCGCCGAGGAGGCAGCTGGCGACCAAGGTGGCGCGGAAGTCGGCCCCGGCGACAGGCGGCGTGAAGAAGCCGCACCGCTTCCGCCCAGGCACCGTGGCGCTGCGCGAGATCCGCAAGTACCAGAAGAGCACGGAGCTGCTCATACGCAAGCTCCCGTTCCAGCGCCTGGTCCGCGAGATCGCGCAGGACTTCAAGACCGACCTCCGCTTCCagtcctccgccgtcgccgcgctGCAGGAGGCCGCTGAGGCCTACCTCGTCGGGCTCTTCGAGGACACCAACCTCTGCGCCATCCACGCCAAGCGCGTCACCATCTTTGCGGAGTgcgggattttttttaaaaaaataaaacgtctttgccgagcgctggtcaatgcgcactcggcaaagaatttttttttaaaaaaaataaaaaatctttaccgagtgcctgcagggttggcactcggcaaaaccaccgtcaacggggccggcgccgtgacggttgcttttctttgccgagtgtctccggggcactcggtaaagtctttgctgagtgcccgataaaagacactcggcaaagagatctttgccgatcaattttttgccgagtgttctttaccgagtgcaattgggtctttgccgagtgcattaggcactcggcaaagaacccgaaTCCAGTAGTgatatgcatggaaggaaacaataatcatgtggTGCCCCTCTTGCTCGGTCAGATATCTTTCATCTCCACATAAACCAGATCGTCGATCGACGCCAGGCCAACATCGACGCACCCCTCATGTCCTTCCTGTGGTGCGCTCTCACTAATCCACGCCACCCCACCGAAGACGCCGGACACCACAACGCCCCGCCGCGGCCGCACGCCAGGCACTCGTCGGCCGGACGCCACGACGCCAATCCGGCCCTCAGACGCCGCCGGAACGCCCCCTCCTCATCCGACAGCCATGCCGTCGACGCCAACCGCCGTCGGACGACTGCGAAGAGGTCCTCGACGATGCCGCGCTAACAGAAGGCGACTGCAACTGCT
This sequence is a window from Miscanthus floridulus cultivar M001 chromosome 10, ASM1932011v1, whole genome shotgun sequence. Protein-coding genes within it:
- the LOC136489178 gene encoding histone H3.2-like; the encoded protein is MARTKQTARKSTGGKAPRRQLATKVARKSAPATGGVKKPHRFRPGTVALREIRKYQKSTELLIRKLPFQRLVREIAQDFKTDLRFQSSAVAALQEAAEAYLVGLFEDTNLCAIHAKRVTIFAECGIFFKKIKRAIGTCSYDFILPLPILTVAIKISSGAVLLCDALSTGARSIGSSGNKMALGVFLFDPAGQEGLSGDNSGDGIGLPSWKFRIDVDLLDH